A single Corticium candelabrum chromosome 16, ooCorCand1.1, whole genome shotgun sequence DNA region contains:
- the LOC134191801 gene encoding uncharacterized protein LOC134191801, with the protein MRTLSNELVLDYVKLDEDSCWTCLRCFKTYISKYNVQRHLASSYVKSSRPTTSYVNSSTCPVAPKRTQCMDKSAGQLRSNMPLMEEVQSMDSTYCEDVEMSSFETDCEISDQSSEELDNSSTDSEIDIDSFSSDMDKPLYDGCPINKSEHLTAVLAFITRHSCNQRMTTDLLHLIRLHCSTENSCEKTWMVFHLRVRSCLIFELITPCTTFVVSVEFCILKTVPSFLAQQHIVQDLGTKARLKIRCFEEDIHSLQPHRWKMRFALFWKDRVFGTSCLITNESSLPALRSMTYVMECVTRKHTTLSHALQ; encoded by the exons ATGAGGACGTTGTCCAACGAATTGGTACTCGACTACGTCAAACTTGATGAGGATTCTTGTTGGACATGTTTGCGCTGTTTCAAGACCTATATTAGTAAATATAATGTGCAAAGACATCTGGCATCGAGTTACGTCAAATCTTCAAGACCGACGACTAGTTACG TCAATTCTTCTACCTGTCCCGTCGCTCCCAAGCGTACGCAGTGTATGGACAAGAGTGCAGGACAATTACGATCTAACATGCCG CTTATGGAAGAGGTACAGTCAATGGACAGCACGTATTGTGAAGATGTAGAAATGAG CTCGTTTGAAACAGACTGTGAAATATCTGATCAATCTTCTGAAGAACTAGATAATTCGTCTACAGACTCAGAAATTGACATTGATAGTTTCTCTTCCGACATGGACAAGCCTTTGTACGACGGCTGTCCTATTAATAAGTCAGAGCACTTGACTGCCGTACTTGCTTTCATCACGCGCCATAGCTGCAATCAGCGAATGACAACAGATCTCTTACACTTAATCAGACTACACTGCTCTACAGAAAACTCTTGTGAAAAAACCTGGATGGTCTTTCATCTAAGAGTCAGAAGCTGCTTGATCTTCGAACTGATCACACCTTGCACGACGTTTGTAGTGAGTGTGGAATTTTGTATCCTGAAGACTGTTCCATCGTTTCTTGCCCAACAGCACATTGTACAGG ACTTAGGTACAAAGGCACGCTTGAAGATCAGATGTTTCGAAGAAGACATTCATTCATTGCAACCACATCGTTGGAAGATGAGATTCGCCTTGTTTTGGAAA GACCGGGTGTTTGGGACATCATGCTTGATTACAAACGAGAGCAGTCTTCCAGCTCTACGATCAATGACATATGTCATGGAATGTGTTACAAGGAAACACACAACTCTCTCACACGCTCTGCAGTGA
- the LOC134192239 gene encoding uncharacterized protein LOC134192239 — MLIMFIAQPKPLLVSQTYLQKLTFYVCLITLAITAVYSANKKVCMFRDDAGTSMSFPSRKKLQQERKSPLNEMHEKQCDCNNRYACITAGVKTASQVLLLCHFDPVRGTVIDYMHGILLGVTKTLLHRWIDNEHKGERFYIGNKRELIDQCLCNIKPPDYVKRVPRGLQWLGRWKASEFRSWLLFYGIPCLWGILPSCYLNHFALLTEEIFIFLSAKLSEDAIKRAETVLQAFCEQLEPLYGANIWALNFHNLRHLSQQVRNWGPLWTHSYFSFEDMNGCIKKLAHGTGNVICQIARMLSYAKASEMSFSPKTSTSGKSATRS, encoded by the exons ATGCTCATCATGTTCATTGCACAGCCAAAGCCATTGCTTGTGTCGCAGACTTACCTGCAAAAGCTGACGTTTTATGTATGTCTCATCACTCTGGCAATTACAGCTGTCTACTCTGCGAACAAAAAGGTGTGCATGTTTCGAGACGACGCGGGCACGTCCATGTCTTTCCCTTCTCGGAAGAAGCTCCAGCAAGAACGAAAGAGTCCTTTAAACGAAATGCACGAGAAGCAGTGCGATTGCAACAACAGATATGCATGCATA ACTGCAGGAGTAAAGACCGCTTCGCAGGTGCTTCTTTTGTGCCATTTTGACCCAGTGAGAGGCACTGTCATCGACTACATGCACGGTATTCTGTTAGGAGTCACAAAAACGCTGTTGCACCGTTGGATTGATAACGAGCACAAAGGAGAACGATTTTATATTGGAAATAAG AGAGAGCTGATAGACCAATGCCTTTGTAACATTAAGCCTCCCGACTATGTGAAAAGAGTGCCTCGAGGTCTACAGTGGTTAGGACGCTGGAAAG CGTCAGAGTTCAGATCTTGGCTTTTGTTTTACGGTATTCCCTGTCTTTGGGGAATTTTGCCCAGTTGCTACTTGAATCACTTTGCCTTGTTGACGGAGGAAATTTTTATCTTTCTTAGTGCAAAATTATCTGAAGACGCTATTAAGAGAGCAGAAACCGTCTTACAGGCCTTTTGTGAGCAACTAGAGCCATTATATG GTGCTAACATCTGGGCTTTAAATTTTCATAATCTTAGACACCTTTCACAACAGGTGAGAAATTGGGGGCCTCTTTGGACTCATTCTTACTTCTCGTTTGAAGACATGAATGGATGTATCAAAAAATTGGCCCATGGCACGGGCAATGTCATCTGCCAG ATTGCACGGATGTTGTCCTATGCGAAAGCAAGTGAAATGAGTTTCAGTCCAAAAACATCTACCTCCGGCAAATCTGCCACCAGAAGTTGA
- the LOC134192297 gene encoding uncharacterized protein K02A2.6-like, with translation MAHQRYAIVVHDLGSKWPEVRLCSQVRTQEVVQFLEDLIVRWGFPESITTDNGPQFRSYEFQQWSRERGIRHILTPLYHPKANGGVERFNQVLKQGLKTGLLEGRSVESSVQSTLFNYRSTAHSLTRKSPAEVMLGRKLRQPLSQMIPRQDKKGSLQLKNADEVVARKQAAMKAYVDHKRRARASSFSPGSWVRVKRPLRGHKLKSQLSDPVEVWSRVGKDTYLLQDGRLWHADQLIAVAKPAGVANTAAVLSWTDGEEEISEDMTGNQHDGGNVEVEGEAASDAGTAHDHENETETTRPKRVRTRPKRFEDFEVEYATRLEGGENVVFVDAC, from the coding sequence ATGGCTCACCAGCGATACGCTATTGTAGTTCATGATCTGGGATCAAAGTGGCCAGAAGTAAGACTGTGCTCACAAGTGCGGACGCAAGAGGTTGTGCAGTTTTTGGAAGACCTTATTGTTAGGTGGGGGTTTCCTGAGTCGATAACAACGGACAATGGACCTCAGTTCCGGTCGTATGAGTTTCAGCAGTGGTCACGAGAACGGGGTATTCGCCATATTCTCACACCACTGTATCATCCAAAAGCAAATGGAGGAGTCGAAAGATTCAATCAAGTGCTTAAACAAGGCCTGAAGACAGGGTTGTTGGAAGGACGTTCAGTGGAGAGTTCAGTGCAAAGCACATTGTTTAATTACCGGTCTACGGCGCATTCACTTACGAGGAAATCACCAGCAGAAGTTATGTTGGGCCGAAAGCTTCGGCAGCCCTTATCCCAGATGATTCCTAGGCAAGATAAGAAGGGATCACTTCAGCTGAAGAATGCGGACGAGGTCGTGGCAAGGAAACAGGCAGCGATGAAGGCATATGTAGATCATAAAAGGAGAGCTAGAGCTTCGTCCTTTTCTCCCGGAAGTTGGGTAAGAGTAAAGCGTCCGCTAAGAGGCCATAAGTTGAAGTCGCAATTGTCCGATCCAGTAGAAGTCTGGTCAAGGGTAGGGAAGGACACTTACCTGCTACAAGATGGACGTCTGTGGCATGCTGACCAATTAATTGCTGTGGCGAAGCCAGCTGGTGttgcaaatacagctgcagtacTCAGCTGGACTGATGGGGAAGAGGAGATCTCAGAAGACATGACAGGAAATCAACACGATGGGGGAAATGTCGAAGTCGAAGGAGAGGCAGCAAGTGATGCAGGCACTGCCCATGATCATGAAAAtgagacagaaacaacaaggcCAAAACGAGTGAGGACAAGGCCCAAACGCTTCGAAGATTTTGAGGTGGAATATGCAACTCGATTAGAAGGGGGAGaaaatgttgtgtttgtagatgcttGCTAG